In Sphingomonas sp. Leaf357, a single genomic region encodes these proteins:
- a CDS encoding flagellar motor switch protein FliM, with protein MVNEGSQLAGDRRERTRPEVAEATLGVANLNPFGDLHTLQHLSARLARGMRSVFEPLLRKECRSFAEPLVVQRFADYRAERPDGLTAWLPLAMNAAGNIGSGQAMIVLDGRFVMEVLDLFFGGTGATPHELPAEFTPAAEAMIARLGKMLADPLKAAWEPLARIDFVPGHVEANPALIQGLDGDDAVVVTRFGIAAGTTKPVFVDIVYPVAALKPHTPSLIGKVHAKTAAPDPAWRNGLTRAAMNVKFGVRSVLAEPMVPLSVLMDLKPGDVIPISFGPEVPVMVGGDRLGVGTVGTSNGKAAIRLNSITRNVEDFQ; from the coding sequence ATGGTTAACGAGGGTTCACAACTGGCAGGCGATCGACGGGAACGGACCCGTCCGGAGGTGGCTGAGGCCACCCTGGGCGTGGCCAATCTCAACCCGTTCGGCGACCTGCACACGCTGCAGCATCTCTCCGCGCGACTCGCGCGGGGGATGCGGTCGGTGTTCGAACCCCTGTTGCGCAAGGAATGCCGCAGCTTCGCCGAGCCTTTGGTGGTGCAGCGCTTCGCCGATTACCGTGCGGAACGCCCCGACGGGCTGACCGCATGGTTACCGCTGGCGATGAACGCGGCCGGAAACATCGGCAGCGGTCAGGCGATGATCGTGCTCGACGGGCGCTTCGTGATGGAGGTGCTCGACCTGTTCTTCGGCGGCACCGGCGCGACGCCGCACGAGCTGCCGGCCGAATTCACCCCCGCCGCCGAGGCGATGATCGCGCGGCTCGGCAAGATGCTCGCCGATCCGCTGAAGGCGGCGTGGGAGCCGCTGGCGCGAATCGACTTCGTCCCCGGCCATGTCGAGGCGAATCCGGCGCTGATCCAGGGCCTGGACGGCGACGACGCCGTGGTCGTCACCCGCTTCGGCATCGCCGCCGGCACGACCAAGCCGGTGTTCGTCGATATCGTCTACCCGGTCGCGGCGCTGAAACCCCATACGCCGTCGCTGATTGGCAAGGTCCACGCCAAGACGGCGGCGCCCGATCCGGCCTGGCGCAACGGCCTGACGCGCGCGGCGATGAACGTGAAGTTCGGCGTCCGCTCGGTGCTGGCCGAACCGATGGTGCCGCTCTCCGTCCTGATGGACCTGAAGCCCGGCGACGTCATCCCGATCAGCTTCGGCCCGGAAGTGCCGGTGATGGTCGGTGGCGACCGGCTG